The following nucleotide sequence is from Streptomyces sp. NBC_00239.
GTGGCCGGTCGCCCCAGGAAGGGATGACCGGCCACCGCCAGGCGGTGGAACCGCGCTTCGCCTTACGGCTACCAGCGATACCAGCGGCCGCTACCGCCCTTGGGTCGTGCGACGAAACCGATCAGCCACAGGATCAGGACCGCGATGGCCACCCACCAAAGAATCTTCACCGCGAAACCCGCGCCGAAGAGGAGAAGGACCAGCAGAAGAACGAGAAGCAGGGGAACCATGATTATCAACCTCCGAAACGCCGTGTGCCCGACCGCACCCAGGACATGCATTCGATTCTTGTTTGTTTCTTGTCCTGATGGCCGGGCAGGAGTTCCTGCCTGCATTCTCTGACGGCGCGCGAGCAGAGCTCCTGCCCGTGGGGCGGGTGTTGAGGCGATGGCGGGGTAAGCGCGCATTGACGACGGCATGCACATTTCATCGAGGAGGCTCCGCTATGGCGGCTCGCAGTGCGGTTCGCAGTGCACTTCGGCACCGGCCCGCCCAGGAGCGACCGGTCCCGATCCGCCGCCTGCACCCCGCTTCCGAGACGCCTGCCCCGCAGAGCTGTGCGAGAACGTCGGACGTACTCGTGACGAACTCGGCCGGACGGTCGAGGTTCTGGCCGCGAAGGCCGACATCAAGGCCAACGCCCAAACCAAGGAGAAGATCGCCGTGATGAAGCAACAAACAGCCGAGAAGGCCTCTCTGATCGCCGACCAGATCCGCGACAAGGCGGGACGAGCCGCCCAGCTGGTACGGGACAGGACTCCGGACCCGGTCCTGGACAAGACCGCGCAGGCCGCCGCGCAGGTGTGGGACGGCGCGACCCGCGCCGGCCGGTACGCGGCGGACAAGACCCCCGACCCGCTGCTGGAGAACGCCGGTCGGGCCGCCACGGCCGCACGCGGCAACCGCACTCCGCTCCTGCTCGCCGGCGCTGTGATCATTGGGTTCGTGCTCGTCCGTCGCAGCCGCGGACGTCGCCGATGAGGGACTCCAGGGTCGCCTGCAAGCCCGCCGGTCTCGCCCTGTCTTCGCTGTAACCCCCATGTGGTGAGCGGGGTCACACCGTGCGGGGGCGGGGGATTGGTCCGGCGTCGTCGCCTGCGGTGCATGGGACGCCCGTGCCGGGGCAGGCGACGCGTCGGGGGCAGCAGGCCGCCTGTGACTCCGGCGTGTGTGAAGGAGCGAGATCGTGATGATGACTCACCCCGCGGTGCTGGCGCGTCTGGTGGAGGAGTACGAGAGGGAGTCGGAGCTGCGGGCCGCAGGTCCCGACGGACCGGTGCGGCAACAGATGGAGGACGTGGTCTACACGCTGTGCGTGTCGACCGGGACGCATGACATCGACGCAGCGCTGGCCGCGGCGCGGGACCGGCTGCGTACCGCATGGCTCGGTGAGGCGGATGACGCGGAGGCGGCGGCACGGGACGGTCGGGCCTTGAGCGGTACGGCGGGATAGGCCGTCCGCGCCGTACCGGCCCTCGGGCCGGTACGGCGCCGCCCGCCCGGCCGGCGGGGTGGACGGCCCGCTCAGACGGCAGTGGCCGGCGCGATCACCTGAGCCGACGCCTGGCCGGGAGCACCATCGTGACCGGGAGCACCATCATGGAGCCTGAGGTCGGCGCCCCCGGCCGCAGGTCCGTCCCTATTCAGTCCCGGCAGGTCCGTCCTCTTCAGCGCCCGCCGGAGCCGGCCACAGCTCTTCGGGGTCCTGCCGTTCCAGTGCGTGGAGGGCCGGTCCCTGGAGGATCTCGCCGTCGATGGCGAAGCGGGAGCCGTGACAGGGGCACTCCCACGTCCGCTCGGCGTTGTTGAAGGCGACGAGGCACCCGAGATGGGTGCAGACGGCGGACACGGCGTGCAGCCCACCCCGGTCGTCGCGGTGTACGGCGCACGGTTTGCCGCCCACCCGGACCACGGTTCCCTCGCCCGGTCGCAGGCTTCGGACCGGGCCGTCGGTGCCGTCGCCGAGGGTGTCCAGGCGGTCCTTGACGAAGTGCTTCCCGACGTCCCATTGCGCCTTGAGGAGCGCCGGGGCGGAGCGGAGGGCGGAGCCGAAGCGGCCGGGGCTGTACAGACCGCCCCACGGCTCGTCTCCGCCTTTGACGAGGGACGCGATGATCGTCCCGGCCAGGACCCCGCCCGTCATGCCCCAGCCGGCGAAGCCGGCGGCGACGTAGACGCTCCCGCCCCCGCCGGGCATTGCGCCGATCAGGGGCAGCGTGTCCGTGGCGCTGTTGTCCTGTGCCGCCCACCGGTGGGTGATCGCGACGTCGGGAAAGTGCTGCTCGGTCCAGCCCTGGAGGCGGGCGTACCCCGCCTCGGTGTCCTCTCCCTCGCCGGGGGTGAACGCCTCACCGGTGACGATCAGGAGTCGACTGCCGTCTCCCAGTGGTGACGTGCGGACGGATCGCTTGCCCCCCTCCTCGGTGATGAACATGCCCTCCGGGTCCCGGTGGGCGGGCAGGGAGCCCGCGATCACCAGGTCGCGGTGCTGGGTGAGCCGCGTGGCGAGCACGGAGCGGTCGAAGACGGGGTGATGGGTGGCCACGACGACGTGCCGGGCGGAGACGGTGACCCCGGAGTCGGTGGTGAGCCGACACGGCTCCCCGCCGTCGAGTTCGGTCACACGCGTGCCCTCGTGGATGAGGCCGCCGAGCGCCACGATGTCGTCGGCCAGACCGCGCAGGTACTTGAGCGGGTGGAACTGAGCCTGGTCCTCGACCCTGACGGCGCCGGCGACGGGGAAGGGCAGGCCCGTCTCGGTGACGAACGAAGCGTCGAGGCCGGCCGCGCGGGCAGCTTCGGCCTCCGCGCGCAACGCCTCGACGCCCTCGGGCTCCTGGCAGTAGGTGAGGGCCGGGCGCCTCTCCACCTCGCAGTCGAGGCCGAGTTCCCCGACCACCTCGATGACGTGCCGCAGCGCGGCGCTCTGGGACGTCGCGTACCGGCGGGCGGCGTCCTCTCCGTGCTCGGACCGGAGCGTGTCGTACACGGCGGTGTGCAGGGCGGTCAGCTTTCCCGTCGTATGGCCCGTGACGCCTCCCGCGAGCCGGTCCGCTTCCAGCACGATGACCCGGAGGCCCGCACGGGCCAGTTCCCACGCTGTGCTGAGACCGACGATGCCGCCGCCGATCACCGCCGCATCCGCCTCCGCGGCCCGTGAGAGCGGGGCGAAGGACGGCAACGAGGCCGTCCGCATCCAGTAGGAGCGGCCGGTGTAGGAGCGGTCGATGTTCGAAAGTCGGTTCATATCCGGCGGCTGCCCAGGAGACCCCACCTGATGCGCTGCCGCTCCCTCCGGTCACCCGCTGTGCCGATTCGGGCACGCAGAGGATCGCCGGAAGCGAGCGTTCCCATCTCGGCCCTCTCGGACCCTCTCGGACCCTCTCGGACCCTCGGATCATGTTCGATGCTCCGAAGATCGCCGGAATCCTGAATGAGGTCGCCGACTCGGGGCAGCCGCCGTGTGACGTCCACGAAGCGGCCTGTACGGGCGCCGCGATCCCGGAGGTGCGCGATGTCCAGTACGGCCCTGACCTTGGGTACTCTCCCCGGCGGCCTGGTCGCCCTGCCGACCGTCTACCGCCCGCAGGCGGACACCCACCTGCTCGCCGAGGCGCTTGCCCGCGAGGAGCTGGGCCCCCGCACCAGCGTTCTGGAAATCGGCACCGGGACCGGCGCGCTGGCTCTGCACGCCGCTCACAGAGGTGCCGCGGTCACGGCGGTCGACGTCTCCTGGCCGGCCGTCGCATCAGCGCGCGTGAACGCCCTGCTCCACCGGCTTCCCCTGCGCGTCCTGCACGGCGACTTCAGGGCCCGTACCGTCGGCCGGCGCTTCGACCTGATCGTGGCGAACCCGCCGTACGTACCCGCTCCGGGCGTGAAACCGCCCTCGCGGGGGCCGCAGCGCGCTTGGGACGCCGGCCCGGACGGACGCCTGGTGATCGACCGGATCTGCGCAGCCGCTTCCGCTCTGCTGCGTCCCGGCGGCGCTCTGCTGATGGTGCACTCCGGCCTGTGCGGGACCGAGGAGACCGTGGACCGGCTGGCCGGGGAAGGGCTGTCCGCGCAGGTCACAGCGAAGGCGTCCGTTCCCTGGGGCCCGGTCCTGCGCTCGCGACGGATCTGGCTGGAGCGGCAAGGCCTGGTGAGCGAGGCCGAGGAGTGGGAAGAGCTGGTGGTCATCCGTGCCCAGAACCTTTGACGACACACCGTGCCCGGCATCCGGGGTGACGCCCGCCCGCCGGGTGTCCGTGGACCCGCAGGGGCCCGTCCTCATCGAGGGCCCGGTCGAAATCGTCCTGGGCGACGGGACGATCGCCCGCTCCGACCGCTTCGTGGTCGCCGTCTGTACCTGCCGTCGCAGTCGTACGTACCCCTGGTGCGACACCAGCCACCGCCCCCGGGCTCGAACCTCCCCGCCGTCTGAAGACAGGAACCGGTGATGCGTCCTCCCAGCCCGGACCCGGCCGCCGTTGCACCGACCGCCGTTGCAGGCCGGAGCCCCCACCTGGCCGAGGGGCGGGGCGAGTTGTCCCGCGCCGTGACGGACGCCTTGCGGTCCGGCGGCCTGCCGCGGTGCGCTCCCGGGGCCGTGCTGGAGGCCGACGTATGGGGTGAAGACCTCCAGCTCGCCCTCTACCTCCTCTACGAGCTGCACTACCGCGGTTTCGGCGACGTGGACGACGCGCGCGAGTGGGACCCGGACCTGCTGCGGCTGCGCCAGGCGATGGAAGCCCGCTTCCTGGACGCCCTGCGCACAGAGCTGTCCGATGCGCCGCGGACGGTCGAGGACGCCTTCGCCCCGCTCCTCGTCGAACCCGTCGACCTCTCCGGCAGCCTGAGCCACCACCTCGAAACGGAGGGGGAACTCTGGCAGTTGCGGGAGTACGCGGCCCTGCGCTCCCTCTACCACCTCAAGGAGGCCGACCCGCACGCCTGGGTCATCCCGCGGC
It contains:
- a CDS encoding FAD-dependent oxidoreductase is translated as MNRLSNIDRSYTGRSYWMRTASLPSFAPLSRAAEADAAVIGGGIVGLSTAWELARAGLRVIVLEADRLAGGVTGHTTGKLTALHTAVYDTLRSEHGEDAARRYATSQSAALRHVIEVVGELGLDCEVERRPALTYCQEPEGVEALRAEAEAARAAGLDASFVTETGLPFPVAGAVRVEDQAQFHPLKYLRGLADDIVALGGLIHEGTRVTELDGGEPCRLTTDSGVTVSARHVVVATHHPVFDRSVLATRLTQHRDLVIAGSLPAHRDPEGMFITEEGGKRSVRTSPLGDGSRLLIVTGEAFTPGEGEDTEAGYARLQGWTEQHFPDVAITHRWAAQDNSATDTLPLIGAMPGGGGSVYVAAGFAGWGMTGGVLAGTIIASLVKGGDEPWGGLYSPGRFGSALRSAPALLKAQWDVGKHFVKDRLDTLGDGTDGPVRSLRPGEGTVVRVGGKPCAVHRDDRGGLHAVSAVCTHLGCLVAFNNAERTWECPCHGSRFAIDGEILQGPALHALERQDPEELWPAPAGAEEDGPAGTE
- a CDS encoding CDGSH iron-sulfur domain-containing protein, yielding MTPARRVSVDPQGPVLIEGPVEIVLGDGTIARSDRFVVAVCTCRRSRTYPWCDTSHRPRARTSPPSEDRNR
- a CDS encoding HemK2/MTQ2 family protein methyltransferase; the protein is MSSTALTLGTLPGGLVALPTVYRPQADTHLLAEALAREELGPRTSVLEIGTGTGALALHAAHRGAAVTAVDVSWPAVASARVNALLHRLPLRVLHGDFRARTVGRRFDLIVANPPYVPAPGVKPPSRGPQRAWDAGPDGRLVIDRICAAASALLRPGGALLMVHSGLCGTEETVDRLAGEGLSAQVTAKASVPWGPVLRSRRIWLERQGLVSEAEEWEELVVIRAQNL
- a CDS encoding DUF5133 domain-containing protein, producing MMTHPAVLARLVEEYERESELRAAGPDGPVRQQMEDVVYTLCVSTGTHDIDAALAAARDRLRTAWLGEADDAEAAARDGRALSGTAG